A stretch of Haemophilus influenzae DNA encodes these proteins:
- the recN gene encoding DNA repair protein RecN → MLTQLTINNFAIVRQLDIELAKGMSVITGETGAGKSIAIDALGLCFGQRVETSMVREGQERAEICATFQLESQNPAYHWLSEQELQDPDNPTECILRRIINADGRSKAFINSTPVSASQLKEIAQYLVHINGQHASQLLLKNDYQLQLVDNFAAHPELLVKMREDYQTWKNLQNQVKTFQQKVAENEARKQLLQYQVDELDEFNLRPNEYLELEDEQRRLSSSEQLTQLSQSALQILSENDTVNIDSLLYRATQYIDELAELDPQYAEVQNMLNDALIQVQEATSEVQNLSSNIEQDPQLLQEIEQRISQALQLARKHQVKPEDLVEQHKKLKAELTALLDFSESEEMLIEQEKRAFEQMQATATALTASRQQSATRLAQNVTQSIKQLAMENAEFYVELNTDLDKVSANGADNVIFTLRSNLGQQPQPLAKIASGGELSRISLAIQVLTSDQSAIPTLIFDEVDVGISGKTASVVGKLLRQLSERCQVLCVTHLPQVACHGHHQFNVEKFTVDNKTETKMTALSQAERVPALARLLGGSEITELALANAQEMLDLVH, encoded by the coding sequence ATGCTTACTCAACTTACTATCAATAATTTTGCGATTGTTCGTCAGCTTGATATTGAATTGGCGAAAGGAATGTCTGTTATAACAGGGGAAACTGGTGCTGGAAAATCTATCGCCATTGATGCTTTAGGTTTATGTTTCGGACAAAGAGTAGAAACCTCAATGGTGCGTGAAGGGCAAGAGCGTGCGGAAATTTGTGCAACTTTCCAACTAGAATCGCAAAATCCTGCTTATCACTGGTTGAGTGAGCAAGAATTACAGGATCCAGATAATCCAACTGAATGTATTTTACGTCGTATAATTAATGCAGACGGACGTTCTAAGGCTTTTATTAATAGTACACCAGTATCCGCTTCTCAATTAAAAGAAATTGCTCAATATCTCGTTCATATTAATGGGCAACACGCTTCTCAATTATTGTTAAAAAATGACTATCAGCTTCAGTTAGTTGATAATTTTGCCGCTCATCCTGAATTACTTGTGAAAATGCGTGAAGATTATCAGACATGGAAAAATCTTCAAAATCAAGTTAAAACCTTTCAACAAAAAGTGGCGGAAAATGAAGCACGTAAACAACTTTTACAGTATCAAGTGGATGAGTTAGATGAATTTAACCTTCGACCAAATGAATATTTGGAATTAGAAGATGAACAACGTCGTTTATCTAGCAGCGAACAGCTAACCCAACTTTCTCAATCGGCCCTGCAAATTTTAAGTGAAAATGACACCGTAAATATCGATAGTTTGCTTTATCGTGCGACACAATATATTGATGAATTAGCTGAACTTGATCCGCAATATGCTGAAGTGCAAAATATGTTGAATGATGCGTTGATTCAAGTGCAAGAAGCAACCAGTGAAGTGCAAAATTTATCAAGTAATATCGAGCAGGATCCTCAACTTTTACAGGAAATCGAACAGCGAATTAGTCAGGCTTTACAACTTGCTCGTAAACATCAAGTTAAACCTGAAGATCTTGTAGAACAGCACAAAAAATTAAAAGCGGAATTAACCGCACTTTTGGATTTTTCTGAAAGTGAAGAGATGTTGATTGAGCAAGAAAAACGAGCATTTGAACAAATGCAAGCAACGGCTACAGCATTAACAGCAAGTCGTCAGCAATCTGCAACCCGCTTAGCGCAAAATGTCACACAGTCGATAAAACAACTTGCAATGGAAAACGCTGAATTTTATGTAGAGTTGAATACGGATTTAGATAAAGTGAGTGCAAATGGTGCGGATAATGTGATTTTCACTTTGCGTAGTAATTTAGGACAACAACCGCAGCCATTAGCTAAAATTGCCTCTGGTGGTGAGCTTTCTCGTATTTCTTTAGCGATTCAAGTTTTAACTTCTGATCAATCGGCTATTCCAACGTTAATTTTCGATGAAGTGGACGTGGGCATTAGCGGAAAAACAGCAAGCGTTGTCGGAAAACTTTTACGTCAATTAAGTGAACGCTGCCAAGTATTATGCGTAACGCACTTGCCACAGGTTGCTTGTCATGGCCATCATCAGTTTAATGTGGAAAAATTTACTGTGGATAATAAAACTGAAACAAAAATGACCGCACTTTCACAAGCTGAACGTGTACCAGCCTTGGCAAGACTCTTGGGCGGAAGTGAAATCACAGAATTAGCTCTAGCCAATGCACAGGAAATGTTAGATTTGGTTCATTAA
- a CDS encoding NAD(+) kinase has product MNHLYRSFKTIALVGKPRNDINLQMHKNLFHWLMERGYQVLVEKEVAITLELPFEHLATLEEIGHRAQLAIVIGGDGNMLGRARVLAKYDIPLIGINRGNLGFLTDIDPKNAYSQLEACLERGEFFVEERFLLEAKIERASEIVSTSNAVNEAVIHPAKIAHMIDFHVYINDKFAFSQRSDGLIVSTPTGSTAYSLSAGGPILTPNLNAIALVPMFPHTLTSRPLVVDGDSKISIRFAEHNTSQLEVGCDSQITLPFTPDDVVHIQKSEHKLRLLHLKNYNYYNVLSSKLGWLKSF; this is encoded by the coding sequence ATGAATCATTTATATCGTTCCTTTAAAACCATTGCTCTTGTAGGTAAGCCTCGCAATGATATTAACTTACAAATGCACAAAAACTTATTTCATTGGTTAATGGAACGTGGTTATCAAGTGTTGGTGGAAAAAGAAGTCGCCATAACACTTGAGTTACCTTTTGAACATCTTGCTACGTTAGAAGAAATAGGCCACCGAGCCCAATTAGCCATTGTGATTGGTGGAGACGGCAATATGCTAGGGCGCGCTCGGGTATTAGCAAAATATGATATTCCATTGATTGGTATTAATCGTGGTAATTTGGGATTTTTAACGGATATTGACCCGAAAAATGCCTATTCCCAGCTTGAAGCTTGTTTAGAACGTGGCGAATTTTTTGTGGAAGAACGTTTTTTATTGGAAGCAAAAATCGAACGAGCAAGTGAAATCGTATCAACCAGCAATGCGGTAAATGAAGCGGTTATTCATCCCGCCAAAATTGCACATATGATTGACTTTCACGTATATATCAATGATAAGTTTGCATTTTCTCAACGTTCTGATGGATTAATTGTTTCTACTCCAACAGGTTCTACGGCTTATTCTCTTTCCGCTGGTGGACCTATTTTGACACCAAACCTTAATGCCATTGCATTAGTGCCAATGTTTCCACATACATTAACTTCTCGCCCTCTTGTTGTTGATGGGGATAGTAAAATATCGATTCGTTTTGCTGAACATAATACCTCTCAATTAGAAGTGGGCTGTGATAGTCAAATTACCTTACCTTTTACCCCAGATGATGTGGTGCATATTCAAAAAAGCGAGCATAAACTCCGATTGCTTCATCTGAAAAATTATAATTATTACAATGTGTTAAGTAGCAAATTAGGTTGGTTAAAATCATTTTGA
- the grpE gene encoding nucleotide exchange factor GrpE: protein MSEQEQKVEIPEVENQEEVVVEEAQQADPSQEFDPLEEAIARVQELEEQLKTQIEEAANKEQDILLRSRAEIENLRRRTEQDVEKAHKFALEKFSKDILNTIDNLERALATPANKEDESVKALFDGVELTLKELVSTVGRFGVEAVGVVGEAFNPDLHQAISMQPAEGFETNQISVVLQKGYTLSGRVIRPAMVMVAA, encoded by the coding sequence ATGTCAGAACAAGAACAAAAAGTTGAAATCCCAGAAGTAGAAAATCAAGAAGAAGTCGTTGTGGAAGAAGCACAACAAGCAGATCCTTCTCAAGAATTTGATCCTTTAGAAGAAGCAATTGCTCGCGTGCAAGAGCTTGAAGAGCAGCTAAAAACTCAAATAGAAGAAGCGGCAAACAAAGAACAGGATATTTTACTTCGCTCTCGTGCTGAAATTGAAAATCTTCGTCGTCGTACTGAACAAGACGTAGAAAAAGCACATAAATTCGCTTTGGAAAAATTTTCAAAAGACATTTTGAATACTATCGATAACCTAGAGCGTGCGCTTGCCACTCCAGCAAATAAAGAAGATGAAAGCGTAAAAGCCTTATTTGACGGTGTAGAACTAACCTTAAAAGAATTAGTTTCAACCGTTGGGCGTTTTGGCGTGGAAGCTGTGGGAGTTGTCGGTGAAGCCTTTAATCCTGATTTACATCAAGCCATTTCAATGCAACCAGCTGAAGGCTTTGAAACCAATCAAATTAGCGTCGTATTGCAAAAAGGCTACACCTTAAGTGGTCGAGTCATTCGCCCAGCGATGGTAATGGTGGCGGCTTAA
- a CDS encoding HI0074 family nucleotidyltransferase substrate-binding subunit, producing MMTDKLNLNVLDAAFYSLEQTVVQISDRNWFDMQPSIVQDTLIAGAIQKFEFVYELSLKMMKRQLQQDAINTDDIGAYGFKDILREALRFGLIEDMSKWVVYRDMRNITSHTYDQEKAMAVYAQIDDFLIESCFLLEQLRQRNQYD from the coding sequence ATGATGACTGATAAGCTAAATTTAAATGTATTAGACGCTGCATTTTATTCGTTAGAGCAAACCGTAGTACAAATTTCAGACAGAAATTGGTTTGATATGCAACCCTCTATTGTACAAGATACCTTAATTGCAGGTGCAATTCAGAAATTTGAATTTGTTTATGAGTTAAGTTTAAAAATGATGAAACGCCAACTTCAACAAGATGCAATTAATACCGATGATATTGGGGCTTATGGATTTAAGGATATTTTGCGAGAAGCATTGAGATTTGGTTTGATTGAAGATATGTCAAAATGGGTTGTTTATCGTGATATGCGTAATATTACATCACATACTTATGATCAGGAAAAAGCCATGGCTGTTTATGCACAAATTGATGATTTTTTAATAGAAAGTTGTTTCCTATTGGAACAATTACGTCAGAGAAATCAATATGACTAG
- a CDS encoding pyocin knob domain-containing protein yields MKSLMPQIDSNDGLFHNGNPATGEQGTRVTDTWLNNLQDRVRDVQAEAHYVLQKAGFQPVENKQTQLYEAIVKIIDDNRKTASLTQKGEVQLSSSTNSNSETQAATSKAVKTAYDKAVDAKTTAESKVGLRGNESIQGTKSFESKIIGFRGIGVADSQTYANANHLLNMGANDGDGWIEYKKSNRVIGTIRIRANGELSYNNQKIYHAGAKPQFNTDIEGKPNTLAGYGIGNFKVEQGQGDANGYKTDGNYYLASGQNLPENGEWHIEVVSGGATNAVRQIARKANDNKIKTRFFNGSNWSEWKDAGGDGVPIGAVVSFPRAVTNPVGFLRADGSTFSQQTFPDLYRTLGDSNQLPDLTRSDVGMTAYFAVDNIPSGWIAFDSIRSTVTQQNYPELYQYLVDKYSSISNVPLAEDRFIRNTGNGLNIGQTQSDEIKKHVHRVRTHWADSSDSSIFYDKTKTVIDSRLRTATTTDDNLSDNGFMHPLLDTPMATGGDETRPKSLILKLCIKAKNTFDDVQFWVKAFGVVENVGALDAGTLAQNMQALSARVDQEIEENKQYTLREINTAKSDINQQFLQAKESLSQISTLKTVWQGNVSSGRIDISEKCFGKTLILYLQSSSGHSLDDNNNIELVSFEVGAEIEGKRGGVSYWQTIRKVTAYNSRNYAVSHVEVDTFSVSVDGNGTTINIVDLSGYFVKRIDIR; encoded by the coding sequence ATGAAAAGTTTAATGCCTCAAATTGATTCAAATGATGGCCTTTTTCACAATGGTAATCCAGCAACAGGTGAACAAGGCACACGAGTAACCGATACGTGGCTTAATAATTTGCAAGACCGAGTACGCGATGTACAAGCGGAAGCCCATTATGTGTTGCAAAAAGCGGGGTTCCAGCCCGTAGAAAATAAGCAAACTCAGCTTTATGAGGCGATTGTTAAGATTATTGATGACAACCGAAAGACGGCAAGTTTAACTCAAAAAGGAGAAGTTCAGCTTAGTTCGTCCACTAACAGCAACAGTGAAACCCAAGCGGCAACCTCAAAAGCGGTTAAAACCGCCTATGATAAAGCAGTAGACGCCAAAACTACCGCAGAGAGCAAAGTAGGATTAAGGGGCAATGAATCGATTCAAGGTACCAAAAGTTTTGAATCTAAAATCATTGGGTTTCGTGGCATTGGGGTGGCTGATTCGCAAACTTATGCAAATGCTAATCACCTCTTAAATATGGGGGCAAATGATGGCGACGGCTGGATAGAGTATAAAAAAAGTAACCGAGTTATCGGCACCATTCGTATTCGGGCAAATGGGGAATTGTCATATAACAATCAAAAAATCTATCACGCTGGGGCAAAACCGCAATTTAATACGGATATTGAAGGCAAGCCTAATACACTTGCAGGCTATGGTATTGGGAATTTTAAAGTAGAACAAGGGCAGGGCGATGCCAATGGCTATAAAACCGATGGCAATTATTACTTAGCAAGTGGTCAAAATCTACCCGAAAATGGGGAATGGCATATTGAAGTTGTTAGCGGTGGGGCAACAAATGCGGTGCGTCAAATTGCACGTAAAGCGAATGATAACAAAATCAAAACACGCTTTTTTAATGGCTCAAATTGGTCAGAATGGAAAGATGCAGGCGGCGACGGCGTGCCTATTGGTGCCGTAGTGTCATTTCCTCGCGCAGTAACCAATCCCGTTGGTTTTTTACGTGCTGATGGTTCAACATTCAGCCAACAAACCTTTCCCGATTTATACCGCACTTTGGGCGACAGCAACCAACTTCCTGATTTAACCCGTAGTGATGTGGGGATGACAGCTTATTTTGCCGTGGATAATATCCCTTCTGGGTGGATTGCCTTTGATAGCATTCGCTCAACAGTCACACAGCAAAATTACCCAGAGTTATATCAATATCTTGTTGATAAATATAGCTCTATTTCAAATGTACCACTTGCGGAAGACCGATTTATTAGAAATACAGGGAATGGGTTAAATATCGGTCAGACACAAAGTGACGAGATTAAAAAGCACGTTCACAGAGTGAGAACACACTGGGCTGATTCATCTGATAGTAGTATTTTTTATGACAAAACGAAAACTGTTATAGATTCACGATTACGCACTGCAACTACAACCGATGATAATCTCAGTGATAATGGATTTATGCATCCGCTTTTAGATACCCCGATGGCAACAGGTGGAGATGAAACTCGCCCTAAATCGCTTATTCTCAAACTTTGTATAAAAGCAAAAAACACATTTGATGACGTGCAATTTTGGGTTAAAGCATTCGGTGTTGTTGAAAATGTTGGGGCTTTAGATGCGGGTACACTTGCACAAAATATGCAAGCGTTATCTGCGAGGGTTGACCAAGAAATAGAAGAAAATAAACAATATACTTTACGAGAAATAAACACTGCAAAATCTGATATAAATCAGCAATTTTTGCAGGCGAAAGAGAGTTTATCTCAAATTAGTACATTAAAAACAGTGTGGCAAGGTAATGTAAGTTCTGGGCGTATTGATATTTCAGAAAAGTGTTTTGGTAAAACACTTATTTTGTATCTTCAGTCATCATCAGGCCACAGTCTTGATGATAATAACAATATTGAACTTGTCAGTTTTGAAGTGGGTGCAGAAATTGAAGGTAAAAGAGGCGGCGTATCTTATTGGCAGACTATTCGTAAAGTAACTGCATACAACTCGAGAAATTATGCGGTAAGTCATGTAGAAGTCGATACATTCTCTGTGTCTGTTGATGGAAACGGTACAACAATAAATATTGTAGACCTTTCTGGTTATTTTGTAAAACGTATCGATATCCGATAA
- a CDS encoding nucleotidyltransferase family protein has product MTSFAQLDIKSEELAIVKTILQQFVPDYTVWAFGSRVKGKAKKYSDLDLAIISEEPLDFLARDRLKEAFSESDLPWRVDLLDWATTSEDFREIIRKVYVVIQEKEKTVEKPTAL; this is encoded by the coding sequence ATGACTAGTTTTGCACAGCTTGATATAAAATCTGAAGAATTGGCGATTGTGAAAACTATTTTACAACAATTCGTACCTGATTATACCGTATGGGCTTTCGGTTCTCGTGTAAAGGGAAAAGCAAAAAAATATTCCGATCTTGACCTTGCGATTATCTCTGAGGAGCCTTTAGATTTTTTAGCTCGTGACAGATTAAAGGAAGCTTTTTCTGAATCAGATTTACCGTGGCGCGTAGATCTTCTAGATTGGGCTACAACGAGCGAAGATTTTAGGGAAATTATCCGTAAAGTTTATGTTGTTATTCAGGAAAAAGAAAAAACGGTCGAAAAACCGACCGCTCTTTAG
- the nrdD gene encoding anaerobic ribonucleoside-triphosphate reductase, whose product MSNFGVIKRDGSRAEFEIQRIINAIKKAASAVNISDEFYCHQIGQEVGNEIFTRHQGEIDINQIQKVVEDKLMASRYPEIARAYIEYRHDRDLAREKRSQLTKEIEGLIEQSNVELLNENANKDAKVIPTQRDLLAGIVAKHYAKHHILPRDVVEAHEKGEIHYHDLDYAPFFPMFNCMLVDLEGMLSRGFKMGNAEIEPPKSIGTATAVTAQIIAQVASHIYGGTTINRIDEVLSPYVQISYEKHLKHAQEWNVPDVEGYAKALIEKECFDAFQSLEYEVNTLHTSNGQTPFVTFGFGLGTSWQSRLIQQAILKNRIRGLGKNHKTPVFPKLVFTIKKGLNQNKGDPNYDIKQLALECASKRMYPDILNYDQVVKVTGSFKAPMGCRSFLGAYEENSHEIHDGRNNLGVVSLNLPRIALESKNEEDFYRTLDERLAIAKKALMTRVARLENTKARVAPILYMEGACGVRLKADENVAQIFKNGRASISLGYIGIHETINALYKKGHIFDDEQLREKGIAIVRHLSEAVKRWQKETGYAFSLYSTPSENLCDRFCRLDTKKFGVIEGITDKGYYTNSYHLDVEKKVNPYDKLDFEMSYPPLASGGFICYGEYPNIQHNLKALEDVWDYSYDRVPYYGTNTPIDECYECGFTGEFECTSKGFVCPKCGNHDSTKVSVTRRVCGYLGSPDARPFNAGKQEEVKRRVKHL is encoded by the coding sequence ATGAGTAACTTTGGGGTCATCAAGCGCGATGGTTCTCGTGCGGAGTTTGAGATTCAACGTATCATTAATGCCATTAAAAAAGCCGCAAGTGCGGTCAATATTTCCGATGAATTTTATTGCCACCAAATTGGGCAAGAAGTAGGGAATGAAATTTTCACCCGTCATCAAGGCGAGATTGATATTAATCAGATTCAAAAAGTCGTTGAAGATAAATTGATGGCAAGTCGTTATCCTGAGATTGCTCGTGCGTATATCGAATATCGTCATGATCGTGATTTAGCGCGAGAAAAACGTAGCCAGCTAACAAAAGAAATTGAAGGTTTGATTGAACAAAGCAACGTAGAATTACTTAATGAAAACGCCAATAAAGACGCGAAAGTGATTCCAACGCAACGTGATTTGCTTGCTGGAATTGTGGCAAAACATTATGCCAAGCACCATATTCTTCCACGCGATGTGGTAGAGGCTCACGAAAAAGGTGAAATTCATTATCACGATTTAGATTACGCGCCGTTCTTTCCAATGTTTAACTGTATGTTAGTTGATTTAGAAGGGATGCTTTCTCGTGGTTTCAAAATGGGCAATGCGGAAATCGAACCCCCTAAATCTATCGGCACCGCAACGGCAGTGACAGCACAAATTATCGCCCAAGTTGCCAGCCATATTTACGGCGGCACAACCATTAATCGTATTGATGAAGTGCTTTCCCCTTATGTGCAAATCAGTTACGAAAAACATCTCAAACATGCCCAAGAATGGAACGTGCCTGATGTTGAAGGTTATGCCAAAGCATTGATTGAAAAAGAATGTTTCGATGCCTTCCAATCCTTAGAATATGAAGTTAATACACTACATACTTCAAATGGGCAAACACCATTTGTGACCTTTGGTTTTGGTTTAGGTACAAGCTGGCAATCCCGCTTAATTCAGCAAGCTATTTTAAAAAATCGGATTCGTGGACTCGGAAAAAATCATAAAACGCCTGTATTTCCAAAACTTGTTTTCACCATCAAAAAAGGTTTGAACCAAAATAAAGGCGATCCGAATTACGATATCAAACAACTCGCATTAGAATGCGCATCAAAACGTATGTATCCAGATATTCTCAATTACGATCAAGTTGTCAAAGTCACAGGCTCTTTTAAAGCCCCAATGGGATGTCGTAGCTTTTTAGGTGCATACGAAGAAAATAGTCATGAAATTCACGATGGGCGTAATAATCTTGGCGTAGTGAGTTTGAATTTACCGCGTATCGCGTTGGAGTCCAAAAACGAAGAAGATTTCTACCGCACTTTAGATGAACGTTTGGCTATTGCGAAAAAAGCATTAATGACGCGTGTTGCCCGCCTTGAGAATACCAAAGCTCGCGTTGCTCCCATTCTTTATATGGAAGGTGCATGCGGAGTGCGGTTAAAAGCGGATGAAAATGTGGCACAAATTTTCAAAAATGGACGCGCCTCTATTTCCCTTGGCTATATCGGTATTCATGAAACCATTAATGCGCTATATAAAAAAGGGCATATTTTTGATGATGAACAATTACGCGAAAAAGGCATTGCGATTGTTCGCCACCTTAGCGAGGCAGTAAAACGCTGGCAAAAAGAAACTGGCTATGCCTTCAGCCTTTACTCCACGCCAAGCGAAAACTTATGCGACCGCTTCTGCCGTCTAGATACCAAAAAATTTGGCGTGATTGAAGGCATCACGGATAAGGGCTACTACACGAACAGTTACCACTTAGATGTAGAAAAGAAAGTGAATCCTTACGACAAACTGGATTTTGAAATGTCATATCCCCCACTCGCCAGCGGCGGTTTTATTTGCTACGGCGAATATCCAAATATTCAACACAACTTAAAAGCATTGGAAGATGTGTGGGATTATAGCTACGATCGCGTACCTTACTACGGCACAAACACACCGATTGACGAATGTTATGAATGTGGTTTCACTGGCGAGTTTGAATGTACCAGCAAAGGTTTTGTTTGCCCAAAATGTGGCAATCACGACAGCACAAAAGTGTCTGTCACTCGCCGCGTCTGTGGCTATCTAGGCAGCCCTGATGCCCGCCCATTTAATGCGGGAAAACAGGAAGAAGTGAAGAGAAGAGTTAAACACCTTTGA
- a CDS encoding Com family DNA-binding transcriptional regulator → MQSIKAIRCTFCNKLLAKVGIVGYLEIKCPRCKTVNTTR, encoded by the coding sequence ATGCAGTCAATTAAAGCAATCCGTTGCACATTTTGTAACAAATTATTGGCAAAAGTGGGGATAGTTGGTTATTTAGAAATCAAATGCCCTCGTTGCAAAACCGTTAATACTACACGTTAA